One Echeneis naucrates chromosome 16, fEcheNa1.1, whole genome shotgun sequence DNA window includes the following coding sequences:
- the znf276 gene encoding zinc finger protein 276 isoform X2, producing the protein MKKKGRRSRSYETSQQTSRTQMTVNVIEEKRTSGNRGRPRRPVPVTNKCYHSNAAMDNTVDLNFGVAAADDTQKHPETKSKCSGRLQTAICRLCHGKFSPRSLRHAFNRRSQDSINIIDNESDTAAQTPLLFHSDFQRLVGVQLNRDPQLSEFICKKCHTKFYKCHSILIRFLQRVNLPPVFKENLKSWKNAKCPESSVNQGSRVPSFITSDPECLHSLVSWAHHHGEACRSCPDLKEVLRDQCWGSVKTVWGCADGHRYIMDTQCTTATTPNYAMNFSSGALESRNDDVVMSEEEEELQQQEEKDKDEVKQPSGFGKTPAESLSTLAQRNLPAGAAQIRSTELADWASNNEGQEEAFSPALAQLEDSTADIEITNRAYRVTVPSKRRRSPKAPEELKIKKKPGPKPGWKNKFKPKGEELPNIYKCPYQGCTAVYRAPDGLKKHIKEHHEEVRERPCPHPGCNKVFMIDRYLQRHVKLIHTEERNYICDQCGQTFKQRKHLSVHQMRHSGAKPLQCEVCGFQCRQRASLKYHMTKHKAEADLEFACLICGKRFEKPHNLNVHMSMVHPLTHVEAQRGSNQQEHQPYSDLHTITLTGEVIQQDQDR; encoded by the exons ATGAAGAAGAAAGGTAGACGTTCAAGGTCATATGAAACTTCTCAGCAGACTAGCAGGACACAGATGACAGTAAATGTCATTGAAGAAAAAAGGACATCTGGAAACAGAGGGAGACCTCGAAGGCCTGTTCCAGTCACAAACAAATGTTACCATAGTAACGCTGCCATGGATAATACTGTTGATTTGAACTTTGGTGTGGCAGCTGCtgatgacacacagaaacatccagAGACTAAGTCAAAGTGTTCGG GCAGACTTCAAACAGCGATTTGTCGCTTATGCCATGGAAAGTTCTCTCCACGCAGCCTTCGGCATGCCTTTAACAGGCGGTCCCAAGATTccatcaatattatagataatGAGTCAGATACTGCAGCACAGACACCCCTTTTATTCCACTCAGATTTTCAGAGACTGGTTGGGGTTCAGTTGAACCGTGACCCTCAGTTATCTGAATTTATCTGTAAGAAATGTCACACTAAGTTCTACAAGTGTCACAGCATCCTGATCAGGTTCCTGCAAAGAGTCAACCTCCCacctgtttttaaagagaatCTCAAAAGTTG GAAGAATGCAAAGTGTCCAGAGTCATCAGTAAATCAAGGTTCAagag TGCCATCATTCATTACCTCAGATCCCGAGTGCCTCCACAGTCTAGTGTCCTGGGCTCACCACCACGGAGAGGCTTGCCGCTCCTGCCCTGACCTGAAGGAGGTGCTCAGGGACCAGTGCTGGGGCTCTGTCAAAACCGTGTGGGGTTGTGCTGATGGTCACAGATATATCATGGACACTCAGTGTACCACTGCCACTACTCCAAACTATGCAATGAACTTCAGCAGTGGTGCATTGGAGAGTCGTAATGATGATGTAGTGatgtcagaggaggaagaagaactgcagcagcaggaggagaaggacaaagATGAAGTAAAGCAGCCCAGCGGATTTGGAAAGACCCCAGCAGAAAGTTTAAGTACTCTGGCACAACGCAATCTGCCAGCAGGTGCAGCACAGATTCGGAGCACAGAACTGGCCGACTGGGCCAGCAACAATGAAG GTCAGGAAGAAGCTTTCTCTCCTGCCCTGGCTCAGCTGGAGGACAGCACTGCTGACATTGAGATAACTAACAG AGCTTACAGGGTGACTGTCCCCAGCAAAAGAAGACGAAGTCCAAAGGCCCCAGAggaacttaaaataaaaaaaaaacctggaccCAAACCAGGATGGAAAAACAAGTTCAAACCTAAAGG AGAGGAGCTGCCAAATATCTACAAGTGTCCATATCAGGGCTGCACTGCTGTCTATAGAGCTCCTGATGGTTTGAAG AAGCATATTAAGGAGCATCATGAGGAGGTGAGAGAGCGACCCTGCCCACATCCCGGCTGCAACAAGGTTTTCATGATTGACCGCTACCTGCAGCGACATGTCAAGCTCATTCACACAG AGGAGAGGAACTACATTTGTGACCAGTGTGGTCAAACCttcaaacagaggaaacaccTTTCAGTCCATCAGATGAGGCATTCAGGAGCCAAACCACTGCA GTGTGAAGTGTGTGGCTTCCAATGTCGCCAGCGTGCATCACTAAAATACCACATGACCAAACACAAGGCAGAAGCTGACCTGGAATTTGCATGCCTTATATGTGGAAAGCGCTTTGAGAAGCCCCACAATCTGAATGTACACATGTCCATGGTCCATCCCCTGACTCATGTTGAGGCTCAGAGAGGCAGCAACCAGCAGGAGCATCAGCCATACTCGGACTTACACACCATCACTCTGACCGGGGAGGTAATACAGCAAGACCAGGACCGATGA
- the znf276 gene encoding zinc finger protein 276 isoform X1, whose protein sequence is MKKKGRRSRSYETSQQTSRTQMTVNVIEEKRTSGNRGRPRRPVPVTNKCYHSNAAMDNTVDLNFGVAAADDTQKHPETKSKCSGRLQTAICRLCHGKFSPRSLRHAFNRRSQDSINIIDNESDTAAQTPLLFHSDFQRLVGVQLNRDPQLSEFICKKCHTKFYKCHSILIRFLQRVNLPPVFKENLKSWKNAKCPESSVNQGSRVPSFITSDPECLHSLVSWAHHHGEACRSCPDLKEVLRDQCWGSVKTVWGCADGHRYIMDTQCTTATTPNYAMNFSSGALESRNDDVVMSEEEEELQQQEEKDKDEVKQPSGFGKTPAESLSTLAQRNLPAGAAQIRSTELADWASNNEGQEEAFSPALAQLEDSTADIEITNRLISDNEFEESRKGGLSDNKQYSDKRAYRVTVPSKRRRSPKAPEELKIKKKPGPKPGWKNKFKPKGEELPNIYKCPYQGCTAVYRAPDGLKKHIKEHHEEVRERPCPHPGCNKVFMIDRYLQRHVKLIHTEERNYICDQCGQTFKQRKHLSVHQMRHSGAKPLQCEVCGFQCRQRASLKYHMTKHKAEADLEFACLICGKRFEKPHNLNVHMSMVHPLTHVEAQRGSNQQEHQPYSDLHTITLTGEVIQQDQDR, encoded by the exons ATGAAGAAGAAAGGTAGACGTTCAAGGTCATATGAAACTTCTCAGCAGACTAGCAGGACACAGATGACAGTAAATGTCATTGAAGAAAAAAGGACATCTGGAAACAGAGGGAGACCTCGAAGGCCTGTTCCAGTCACAAACAAATGTTACCATAGTAACGCTGCCATGGATAATACTGTTGATTTGAACTTTGGTGTGGCAGCTGCtgatgacacacagaaacatccagAGACTAAGTCAAAGTGTTCGG GCAGACTTCAAACAGCGATTTGTCGCTTATGCCATGGAAAGTTCTCTCCACGCAGCCTTCGGCATGCCTTTAACAGGCGGTCCCAAGATTccatcaatattatagataatGAGTCAGATACTGCAGCACAGACACCCCTTTTATTCCACTCAGATTTTCAGAGACTGGTTGGGGTTCAGTTGAACCGTGACCCTCAGTTATCTGAATTTATCTGTAAGAAATGTCACACTAAGTTCTACAAGTGTCACAGCATCCTGATCAGGTTCCTGCAAAGAGTCAACCTCCCacctgtttttaaagagaatCTCAAAAGTTG GAAGAATGCAAAGTGTCCAGAGTCATCAGTAAATCAAGGTTCAagag TGCCATCATTCATTACCTCAGATCCCGAGTGCCTCCACAGTCTAGTGTCCTGGGCTCACCACCACGGAGAGGCTTGCCGCTCCTGCCCTGACCTGAAGGAGGTGCTCAGGGACCAGTGCTGGGGCTCTGTCAAAACCGTGTGGGGTTGTGCTGATGGTCACAGATATATCATGGACACTCAGTGTACCACTGCCACTACTCCAAACTATGCAATGAACTTCAGCAGTGGTGCATTGGAGAGTCGTAATGATGATGTAGTGatgtcagaggaggaagaagaactgcagcagcaggaggagaaggacaaagATGAAGTAAAGCAGCCCAGCGGATTTGGAAAGACCCCAGCAGAAAGTTTAAGTACTCTGGCACAACGCAATCTGCCAGCAGGTGCAGCACAGATTCGGAGCACAGAACTGGCCGACTGGGCCAGCAACAATGAAG GTCAGGAAGAAGCTTTCTCTCCTGCCCTGGCTCAGCTGGAGGACAGCACTGCTGACATTGAGATAACTAACAG gctCATCTCTGACAATGAGTTTGAGGAGAGTAGAAAAGGAGGGTTATCGGACAACAAGCAGTACTCAGATAAGAG AGCTTACAGGGTGACTGTCCCCAGCAAAAGAAGACGAAGTCCAAAGGCCCCAGAggaacttaaaataaaaaaaaaacctggaccCAAACCAGGATGGAAAAACAAGTTCAAACCTAAAGG AGAGGAGCTGCCAAATATCTACAAGTGTCCATATCAGGGCTGCACTGCTGTCTATAGAGCTCCTGATGGTTTGAAG AAGCATATTAAGGAGCATCATGAGGAGGTGAGAGAGCGACCCTGCCCACATCCCGGCTGCAACAAGGTTTTCATGATTGACCGCTACCTGCAGCGACATGTCAAGCTCATTCACACAG AGGAGAGGAACTACATTTGTGACCAGTGTGGTCAAACCttcaaacagaggaaacaccTTTCAGTCCATCAGATGAGGCATTCAGGAGCCAAACCACTGCA GTGTGAAGTGTGTGGCTTCCAATGTCGCCAGCGTGCATCACTAAAATACCACATGACCAAACACAAGGCAGAAGCTGACCTGGAATTTGCATGCCTTATATGTGGAAAGCGCTTTGAGAAGCCCCACAATCTGAATGTACACATGTCCATGGTCCATCCCCTGACTCATGTTGAGGCTCAGAGAGGCAGCAACCAGCAGGAGCATCAGCCATACTCGGACTTACACACCATCACTCTGACCGGGGAGGTAATACAGCAAGACCAGGACCGATGA